A single genomic interval of Actinomadura rubteroloni harbors:
- a CDS encoding serine/threonine-protein kinase, translating to MGIKPLGPGDPRRVDEYELLARLGEGGMGTVYLGRTRTGRAVAVKSIRADFQGRDELRRRFAGEVRAAGRVSALYTAAVVKADPGADPPWLVTAYVPGPSLDEAVDRYGPLPPDSARVLGAHLAEGLAAVHRAGLVHRDLKPGNIVLAEDGPRIIDFGIALALDTPRHSVTGSVIGTLAYMAPEQVRGERDLDARTDVFALGAVLAHAATGRPPFGDLPQAAVMYRILDAEPDLSGLPPVLHAVVAACLAKDRRDRPPLEEVIDRLMASAPPPASWLPPAVVGMIEERRRTTAAALTDTPPPAPAPSYGTPPGAAPASPSGVPPYGGTPGVPPAGPVGTSPYGTPPGVPYGDPAGAPSASPGVAPPYGAPGVPHERSSGPQFGASPYGMPPAPFPGAPQEAQGGGPPGPPAGPPPDGPGGYPPAGPPFGVPSGPPPGAPPSGPQFGGPYERTSGPQAGGPPGSAPEGLPRPPAPPFGAAPGAPSGPQDGRPAIFGHVDRLAARVRAAFVPQDGQPGAGYGNTPPPGHQPPGGPGAPPPLPWEEPAGVPGAGGPAGGEGASDADAALASSTELDRGLAARARGETDRARRLLERAATSANRFVAARSMLTLGAMDEKLGALDTAGRWFSLAAASGHHDIAPKATLRLAQLAARRGDHALARRLYGDAARSGSATVAAEAEQALTEMSAHPSPGYEAWPPAPPRADRPTPPGAAQGPARPAPPPAAGSAKPPHSDQNGPLGATPSAVPDELSDAAKHADQDGPPDPAPGADRT from the coding sequence GTGGGGATCAAGCCGCTGGGGCCGGGCGATCCACGGCGGGTCGACGAGTACGAACTCCTCGCGCGGCTCGGCGAGGGCGGCATGGGGACCGTCTACCTCGGCCGCACCCGCACCGGCCGGGCCGTCGCGGTCAAGTCGATCCGCGCGGACTTCCAGGGCCGTGACGAACTGCGCCGCCGGTTCGCCGGGGAGGTCCGCGCGGCCGGGCGGGTGAGCGCGCTCTACACCGCGGCCGTCGTCAAGGCCGACCCCGGCGCGGACCCGCCCTGGCTCGTCACCGCCTACGTCCCCGGGCCGTCGCTGGACGAGGCCGTCGACCGGTACGGCCCGCTCCCGCCGGACTCCGCGCGCGTCCTCGGCGCGCACCTCGCCGAGGGCCTGGCGGCCGTGCACCGCGCGGGGCTCGTCCACCGGGACCTCAAGCCCGGCAACATCGTCCTCGCGGAAGACGGCCCGCGCATCATCGACTTCGGGATCGCGCTGGCCCTGGACACGCCGCGCCACTCCGTCACCGGGTCGGTCATCGGGACGCTCGCGTACATGGCGCCCGAGCAGGTGCGCGGCGAACGGGACCTGGACGCGCGGACGGACGTCTTCGCCCTCGGCGCGGTGCTCGCCCACGCCGCCACGGGCCGTCCGCCCTTCGGGGACCTGCCGCAGGCGGCCGTGATGTACCGGATCCTGGACGCCGAGCCGGACCTTTCGGGTCTTCCGCCCGTCCTGCACGCCGTGGTCGCCGCCTGCCTGGCCAAGGACCGCCGGGACCGTCCGCCGCTCGAAGAGGTCATCGACCGCCTGATGGCGTCGGCCCCGCCACCGGCGTCCTGGCTGCCGCCCGCGGTCGTCGGCATGATCGAGGAACGCCGCCGCACGACCGCCGCGGCGCTGACCGACACCCCGCCCCCTGCGCCCGCGCCTTCGTACGGCACCCCGCCGGGCGCCGCGCCCGCCTCTCCCTCCGGCGTCCCGCCGTACGGCGGGACGCCGGGCGTCCCACCTGCCGGGCCTGTCGGCACGTCGCCGTACGGGACCCCGCCGGGCGTCCCGTACGGCGACCCTGCAGGGGCGCCGTCCGCGTCGCCCGGCGTCGCGCCGCCGTACGGCGCCCCGGGCGTGCCGCACGAGAGGTCGTCGGGTCCGCAGTTCGGCGCGTCGCCGTACGGCATGCCGCCCGCGCCGTTTCCGGGCGCGCCGCAGGAGGCGCAGGGCGGGGGACCGCCCGGACCTCCGGCGGGTCCGCCGCCGGACGGTCCCGGCGGGTATCCGCCTGCCGGGCCGCCGTTCGGCGTTCCGTCCGGGCCGCCGCCCGGCGCGCCGCCGTCCGGACCGCAGTTCGGCGGGCCGTACGAGAGGACGTCCGGTCCGCAGGCGGGCGGGCCGCCAGGATCGGCGCCCGAAGGGCTTCCCAGGCCGCCCGCGCCGCCGTTCGGCGCCGCACCGGGTGCGCCGTCCGGCCCCCAGGACGGACGTCCGGCGATCTTCGGCCACGTGGACCGGCTGGCGGCCCGAGTGCGGGCCGCGTTCGTGCCGCAGGACGGGCAGCCGGGCGCCGGATACGGGAACACTCCGCCGCCGGGCCACCAGCCGCCCGGCGGTCCCGGCGCGCCGCCGCCGCTGCCGTGGGAGGAACCGGCGGGCGTGCCCGGCGCGGGAGGCCCGGCGGGCGGCGAAGGCGCGTCCGACGCCGACGCGGCGCTCGCGTCGTCCACCGAGCTGGACCGGGGGCTGGCCGCGCGGGCCCGCGGCGAGACCGACCGGGCGCGGCGGCTGCTCGAACGCGCCGCGACGTCCGCGAACCGCTTCGTCGCCGCCCGCTCCATGCTCACCCTCGGCGCGATGGACGAGAAGCTCGGCGCGCTGGACACCGCCGGGAGGTGGTTCTCGCTCGCCGCCGCGTCCGGCCACCACGACATCGCGCCGAAGGCGACGCTGCGGCTGGCCCAGTTGGCGGCGCGTCGCGGCGACCACGCGCTGGCCCGCAGGCTGTACGGCGACGCCGCCCGCAGCGGCTCGGCGACCGTCGCGGCGGAGGCGGAACAGGCGCTGACGGAGATGAGCGCCCACCCGTCCCCGGGCTACGAAGCCTGGCCCCCCGCACCTCCGCGCGCCGACCGCCCCACGCCCCCGGGAGCCGCCCAAGGCCCGGCCCGGCCCGCACCGCCTCCCGCCGCCGGCTCGGCCAAACCGCCCCACTCCGACCAGAACGGCCCCTTGGGCGCGACTCCGTCCGCCGTCCCGGACGAGCTTTCGGACGCGGCAAAGCACGCGGACCAGGACGGACCGCCGGACCCGGCTCCAGGCGCCGACCGGACCTGA